The Xenopus laevis strain J_2021 chromosome 5L, Xenopus_laevis_v10.1, whole genome shotgun sequence genome has a segment encoding these proteins:
- the st6gal1.L gene encoding beta-galactoside alpha-2,6-sialyltransferase 1 isoform X2: MARCISKFSVMFIILCTFGFFFLDFYGKSKCLNSCTTEQVPAKQLIVSNSKVEVTRDENNNLIEELEKKKELERKKELERKNELERKNELERKMAIVRAEAERLVKLHQRRGVQSRWRLNNKYGVWNEHMSSKDILPRLQEVKMSYQSMNKYKVKFQGKLGQLFTPQELLCALKMKVNMNTLVSADLPLNASSWSKYLPINTLQEEVKSLGKCAVVSSAGSIKYSKLGQEIDAHDAILRFNAAPTIGYQADVGTKTTFRLLNSQLVSRPELKFLEDPLYKEGTLLMWDPAQYEADLDQWHRNPDYMFFERYSEYRRKNPDQMFYVLNPKAAWQLWDIIQQNSPEDIHLGPPSSGFLGILLMMDLCDQVDVYEFLPSRRQTDFCHYYEMYQDRACTLGAYHPLMYEKNLVKKLNLGDDNNIYHFGKVTMPGLRGLQC; this comes from the exons ATGGCCCGCTGCATCAGTAAGTTCAGTGTCATGTTCATCATACTTTGCACTTTTGGCTTCTTTTTCTTGGACTTCTATGGTAAATCCAAATGTCTGAACAGCTGCACTACAGAGCAAGTGCCTGCAAAGCAGCTCATTGTGAGTAATTCGAAGGTAGAGGTGACCCGggatgaaaataataatttaattgaagagttggaaaagaaaaaagagcTTGAAAGGAAAAAAGAGCTTGAAAGGAAAAATGAGCTTGAAAGGAAAAATGAGCTTGAACGGAAAATGGCTATTGTCAGAGCAGAAGCAGAACGTTTAGTTAAGCTCCATCAGAGGCGAGGAGTCCAATCAAGATGGcggttaaataataaatatggagtATGGAATGAGCACATGTCATCAAAAGACATACTACCTAGACTGCAGGAGGTAAAGATGTCGTACCAATCAATgaacaaatacaaagtaaaatttCAGGGAAAACTGGGTCAGCTATTCACACCACAAGAACTGCTGTGTGCATTAAAAATGAAGGTGAATATGAATACCCTTGTGAGTGCTGACCTTCCACTAAATGCCTCCTCCTGGAGCAAGTACTTGCCAATAAACACTCTTCAGGAAGAAGTTAAAAGCCTGGGGAAATGCGCTGTGGTGTCCTCAGCAGGATCAATTAAGTACTCAAAGCTTGGACAGGAGATTG ATGCCCATGATGCCATTTTGAGGTTTAATGCTGCTCCAACTATAGGGTATCAGGCTGATGTTGGAACAAAAACTACATTCCGTCTGCTTAATTCACAG CTTGTTTCCCGTCCTGAGCTCAAATTCTTAGAAGATCCTCTGTATAAAGAAGGCACCTTACTTATGTGGGATCCAGCACAATATGAAGCAGACTTAGATCAG TGGCACAGGAACCCAGACTATATGTTCTTTGAAAGGTATAGTGAGTATCGGAGGAAGAACCCAGACCAGATGTTCTATGTCCTAAATCCAAAGGCTGCCTGGCAGCTGTGGGATATAATTCAGCAAAACTCACCTGAAGACATTCATCTGGGCCCTCCTTCATCTGGCTTTTTAG GCATCCTGCTGATGATGGATCTGTGCGATCAGGTAGATGTTTATGAATTTTTGCCATCCAGACGTCAGACTGATTTCTGTCACTATTACGAGATGTATCAAGATCGTGCCTGCACCCTGGGAGCATACCACCCTCTCATGTATGAGAAGAACCTGGTGAAGAAGCTCAATCTTGGAGACGACAACAATATATATCACTTTGGGAAGGTCACAATGCCAGGACTTAGGGGACTGCAGTGctga
- the st6gal1.L gene encoding beta-galactoside alpha-2,6-sialyltransferase 1 isoform X3 — translation MDTGYKYKIFPNIMARCISKFSVMFIILCTFGFFFLDFYGKSKCLNSCTTEQVPAKQLIVSNSKVEVTRDENNNLIEELEKKKELERKKELERKNELERKNELERKMAIVRAEAERLVKLHQRRGVQSRWRLNNKYGVWNEHMSSKDILPRLQEVKMSYQSMNKYKVKFQGKLGQLFTPQELLCALKMKVNMNTLVSADLPLNASSWSKYLPINTLQEEVKSLGKCAVVSSAGSIKYSKLGQEIDAHDAILRFNAAPTIGYQADVGTKTTFRLLNSQWHRNPDYMFFERYSEYRRKNPDQMFYVLNPKAAWQLWDIIQQNSPEDIHLGPPSSGFLGILLMMDLCDQVDVYEFLPSRRQTDFCHYYEMYQDRACTLGAYHPLMYEKNLVKKLNLGDDNNIYHFGKVTMPGLRGLQC, via the exons GGTTATAAATACAAGATCTTTCCTAATATCATGGCCCGCTGCATCAGTAAGTTCAGTGTCATGTTCATCATACTTTGCACTTTTGGCTTCTTTTTCTTGGACTTCTATGGTAAATCCAAATGTCTGAACAGCTGCACTACAGAGCAAGTGCCTGCAAAGCAGCTCATTGTGAGTAATTCGAAGGTAGAGGTGACCCGggatgaaaataataatttaattgaagagttggaaaagaaaaaagagcTTGAAAGGAAAAAAGAGCTTGAAAGGAAAAATGAGCTTGAAAGGAAAAATGAGCTTGAACGGAAAATGGCTATTGTCAGAGCAGAAGCAGAACGTTTAGTTAAGCTCCATCAGAGGCGAGGAGTCCAATCAAGATGGcggttaaataataaatatggagtATGGAATGAGCACATGTCATCAAAAGACATACTACCTAGACTGCAGGAGGTAAAGATGTCGTACCAATCAATgaacaaatacaaagtaaaatttCAGGGAAAACTGGGTCAGCTATTCACACCACAAGAACTGCTGTGTGCATTAAAAATGAAGGTGAATATGAATACCCTTGTGAGTGCTGACCTTCCACTAAATGCCTCCTCCTGGAGCAAGTACTTGCCAATAAACACTCTTCAGGAAGAAGTTAAAAGCCTGGGGAAATGCGCTGTGGTGTCCTCAGCAGGATCAATTAAGTACTCAAAGCTTGGACAGGAGATTG ATGCCCATGATGCCATTTTGAGGTTTAATGCTGCTCCAACTATAGGGTATCAGGCTGATGTTGGAACAAAAACTACATTCCGTCTGCTTAATTCACAG TGGCACAGGAACCCAGACTATATGTTCTTTGAAAGGTATAGTGAGTATCGGAGGAAGAACCCAGACCAGATGTTCTATGTCCTAAATCCAAAGGCTGCCTGGCAGCTGTGGGATATAATTCAGCAAAACTCACCTGAAGACATTCATCTGGGCCCTCCTTCATCTGGCTTTTTAG GCATCCTGCTGATGATGGATCTGTGCGATCAGGTAGATGTTTATGAATTTTTGCCATCCAGACGTCAGACTGATTTCTGTCACTATTACGAGATGTATCAAGATCGTGCCTGCACCCTGGGAGCATACCACCCTCTCATGTATGAGAAGAACCTGGTGAAGAAGCTCAATCTTGGAGACGACAACAATATATATCACTTTGGGAAGGTCACAATGCCAGGACTTAGGGGACTGCAGTGctga
- the st6gal1.L gene encoding beta-galactoside alpha-2,6-sialyltransferase 1 isoform X1, with protein sequence MDTGYKYKIFPNIMARCISKFSVMFIILCTFGFFFLDFYGKSKCLNSCTTEQVPAKQLIVSNSKVEVTRDENNNLIEELEKKKELERKKELERKNELERKNELERKMAIVRAEAERLVKLHQRRGVQSRWRLNNKYGVWNEHMSSKDILPRLQEVKMSYQSMNKYKVKFQGKLGQLFTPQELLCALKMKVNMNTLVSADLPLNASSWSKYLPINTLQEEVKSLGKCAVVSSAGSIKYSKLGQEIDAHDAILRFNAAPTIGYQADVGTKTTFRLLNSQLVSRPELKFLEDPLYKEGTLLMWDPAQYEADLDQWHRNPDYMFFERYSEYRRKNPDQMFYVLNPKAAWQLWDIIQQNSPEDIHLGPPSSGFLGILLMMDLCDQVDVYEFLPSRRQTDFCHYYEMYQDRACTLGAYHPLMYEKNLVKKLNLGDDNNIYHFGKVTMPGLRGLQC encoded by the exons GGTTATAAATACAAGATCTTTCCTAATATCATGGCCCGCTGCATCAGTAAGTTCAGTGTCATGTTCATCATACTTTGCACTTTTGGCTTCTTTTTCTTGGACTTCTATGGTAAATCCAAATGTCTGAACAGCTGCACTACAGAGCAAGTGCCTGCAAAGCAGCTCATTGTGAGTAATTCGAAGGTAGAGGTGACCCGggatgaaaataataatttaattgaagagttggaaaagaaaaaagagcTTGAAAGGAAAAAAGAGCTTGAAAGGAAAAATGAGCTTGAAAGGAAAAATGAGCTTGAACGGAAAATGGCTATTGTCAGAGCAGAAGCAGAACGTTTAGTTAAGCTCCATCAGAGGCGAGGAGTCCAATCAAGATGGcggttaaataataaatatggagtATGGAATGAGCACATGTCATCAAAAGACATACTACCTAGACTGCAGGAGGTAAAGATGTCGTACCAATCAATgaacaaatacaaagtaaaatttCAGGGAAAACTGGGTCAGCTATTCACACCACAAGAACTGCTGTGTGCATTAAAAATGAAGGTGAATATGAATACCCTTGTGAGTGCTGACCTTCCACTAAATGCCTCCTCCTGGAGCAAGTACTTGCCAATAAACACTCTTCAGGAAGAAGTTAAAAGCCTGGGGAAATGCGCTGTGGTGTCCTCAGCAGGATCAATTAAGTACTCAAAGCTTGGACAGGAGATTG ATGCCCATGATGCCATTTTGAGGTTTAATGCTGCTCCAACTATAGGGTATCAGGCTGATGTTGGAACAAAAACTACATTCCGTCTGCTTAATTCACAG CTTGTTTCCCGTCCTGAGCTCAAATTCTTAGAAGATCCTCTGTATAAAGAAGGCACCTTACTTATGTGGGATCCAGCACAATATGAAGCAGACTTAGATCAG TGGCACAGGAACCCAGACTATATGTTCTTTGAAAGGTATAGTGAGTATCGGAGGAAGAACCCAGACCAGATGTTCTATGTCCTAAATCCAAAGGCTGCCTGGCAGCTGTGGGATATAATTCAGCAAAACTCACCTGAAGACATTCATCTGGGCCCTCCTTCATCTGGCTTTTTAG GCATCCTGCTGATGATGGATCTGTGCGATCAGGTAGATGTTTATGAATTTTTGCCATCCAGACGTCAGACTGATTTCTGTCACTATTACGAGATGTATCAAGATCGTGCCTGCACCCTGGGAGCATACCACCCTCTCATGTATGAGAAGAACCTGGTGAAGAAGCTCAATCTTGGAGACGACAACAATATATATCACTTTGGGAAGGTCACAATGCCAGGACTTAGGGGACTGCAGTGctga